The following are encoded together in the uncultured Sphaerochaeta sp. genome:
- a CDS encoding ABC transporter permease: MTMPKLSTTKESRESLLYGILGIIAFLFVWQLACMYTNFGKIFPTPLVSIRAFFLAFVQPIGRYTLLSHIAISLRRVLVGYALSSVAGVIIGLLMGYSKMAYAIIYPIFCIIRPIPGIAWIPLAILWIGIGESTIYFIIFMGGFSQMVMNTMDGAQNLDTELVGVAKVLGAQENQIFSKIVLPSTIPYIFTGLQTSLSTSWMAVLAAEMITAREGAGWLILAGMQTGRIENNVIGMISIGAVGLVLASLLRNLERRLCTWSVRSR; the protein is encoded by the coding sequence ATGACGATGCCGAAACTTAGTACGACAAAAGAATCCAGAGAGTCCCTGCTGTATGGCATTCTGGGAATCATTGCATTCCTCTTCGTCTGGCAATTGGCATGTATGTACACCAACTTCGGCAAGATATTCCCGACACCGCTGGTATCCATACGTGCATTCTTCCTTGCCTTTGTACAACCCATAGGCAGGTATACCCTGCTGTCCCACATTGCGATCAGCCTCAGGAGAGTCTTGGTCGGATACGCACTCTCCTCTGTAGCGGGTGTAATCATTGGCCTATTGATGGGCTACTCGAAGATGGCGTATGCAATCATCTACCCCATTTTTTGCATCATTCGCCCGATTCCAGGAATCGCGTGGATTCCCTTGGCAATTCTCTGGATTGGGATTGGGGAATCGACTATCTACTTCATCATCTTCATGGGAGGATTCTCCCAGATGGTGATGAACACAATGGATGGCGCACAGAACCTCGATACCGAGTTGGTCGGTGTTGCAAAAGTCCTCGGAGCACAGGAGAACCAGATATTCAGTAAGATAGTCCTGCCTTCCACGATTCCCTACATCTTCACCGGCTTACAGACATCACTTTCCACCAGTTGGATGGCAGTGCTAGCCGCTGAGATGATTACCGCTAGAGAGGGAGCTGGTTGGTTGATCCTTGCAGGGATGCAAACCGGCAGGATTGAAAACAATGTCATTGGAATGATCTCCATTGGTGCTGTTGGTCTGGTGTTAGCCTCGTTGTTGAGAAACCTAGAAAGGAGATTATGCACATGGTCCGTGAGAAGTCGATAA
- a CDS encoding ABC transporter substrate-binding protein, with amino-acid sequence MKKCTIFLLVLAMIFPLFAQGQQEPKASASAGEMAKLRVMTQPYFNGMVAMYIRDQGWAEEAGLDVEIQVYSNGATANEALAAGLWDLGFQGAAYVFGVINTNAKLVGNYEETRGDSLFVRADSDILKAKGFNPTYPDMYGDPASVKGKTIIYAPGTSLHQLVIEYLERVGVSIDDVDTVPMDYQTGEQVFATGNGDIVAFPTPWSLTVGEKYGWVEIAALSDFVMSTGDLIVSNEAYENKQDAIVEYMKLVYRAAEVLEADHELKAKMLVKWYEENGRAGDLDACRQEAKLRLLITPEVQKSMEYGKPENAIADFYASIGRIEPDQAEMFKKNIVDTLWKKALDVK; translated from the coding sequence ATGAAAAAATGTACAATCTTTCTACTAGTTCTCGCAATGATTTTCCCCCTCTTTGCACAGGGGCAACAGGAACCTAAGGCTTCTGCTTCTGCAGGAGAGATGGCAAAGCTTCGCGTCATGACCCAGCCATACTTCAATGGAATGGTTGCCATGTACATAAGGGACCAAGGATGGGCTGAAGAAGCCGGTCTGGATGTCGAAATCCAGGTGTATTCCAATGGGGCAACAGCAAACGAGGCGTTGGCTGCAGGCCTATGGGATCTTGGTTTCCAGGGTGCCGCATATGTCTTTGGTGTCATAAACACCAACGCAAAACTTGTAGGAAACTATGAGGAAACCCGTGGAGACTCCCTCTTTGTGCGTGCTGACAGTGATATCCTGAAGGCAAAGGGCTTTAACCCAACCTACCCCGACATGTATGGCGATCCCGCTTCGGTGAAGGGAAAAACCATCATCTATGCACCAGGCACATCCTTGCATCAGTTGGTCATTGAGTATCTCGAGCGTGTGGGTGTTTCCATCGATGATGTAGACACCGTACCGATGGACTACCAAACCGGTGAACAGGTATTTGCAACCGGTAATGGGGACATCGTAGCATTCCCGACCCCCTGGTCACTGACCGTTGGTGAAAAGTATGGTTGGGTCGAGATTGCCGCACTGTCGGACTTTGTAATGTCAACCGGTGACCTGATTGTATCCAATGAGGCATACGAAAATAAGCAGGATGCCATTGTTGAGTACATGAAGCTTGTCTATCGTGCCGCAGAGGTCCTTGAGGCTGACCATGAACTGAAGGCGAAAATGCTGGTGAAGTGGTACGAAGAGAATGGAAGAGCCGGCGATTTGGATGCCTGCAGACAGGAAGCCAAGCTGAGACTTCTCATTACACCTGAAGTACAGAAGAGCATGGAATATGGTAAGCCAGAGAATGCAATTGCAGACTTCTATGCAAGTATTGGAAGGATTGAACCTGACCAAGCTGAAATGTTCAAGAAGAATATTGTTGATACTCTTTGGAAAAAGGCTCTTGACGTAAAATAA
- a CDS encoding GFA family protein, giving the protein MHKHKGSCLCGNVTFEVEGDFESFFLCHCNLCRKDTGSAHAANLFSSSATLRWLSGENLVKTFDFQGSGHIKSFCSECGSALPNLQMGGTLLVVPAGSLDSEVSLRPNAHIFNSDKASWDHDLEHIHRFEGLPE; this is encoded by the coding sequence ATGCACAAGCACAAAGGTTCATGTCTCTGTGGAAACGTAACATTTGAGGTAGAAGGCGACTTTGAGTCTTTCTTTCTCTGCCATTGCAACCTATGCCGTAAGGATACCGGTTCAGCCCATGCAGCCAATCTGTTCTCATCTTCTGCCACACTTAGGTGGCTCTCCGGAGAGAACCTGGTGAAAACCTTTGACTTCCAGGGAAGCGGGCATATCAAGAGTTTCTGCAGCGAATGTGGTTCAGCGCTACCCAACCTCCAGATGGGAGGAACGTTGCTGGTAGTACCAGCCGGATCGCTCGACAGCGAGGTCTCCTTACGCCCCAATGCCCATATCTTCAATTCCGATAAGGCTTCCTGGGATCATGACCTGGAGCATATCCACCGTTTTGAGGGGTTGCCTGAATAG
- a CDS encoding diguanylate cyclase gives MQENYLQSELYELVKTDTSIFEFIQSGSLDGIWYWDLEHPEQEWMSPKFWETLGYKPGEKKHLSSEWQEIINPDDLALAKENMQKHLADPNHPYDQIVRYTHKNGSTIWIRCRGLAIRDKEGKPLRMLGAHTDITTLKQTELELSRLSEEYGKVFNGTQDAMFLMSVSKEGEFRFIRNNLAHQSKTGITLKHIRGKTPQELLGKEMGDLVANNYQKCVIAKHSVTYEEELPLPEGTRFWLTTLTPIIRDGSVAYVVGSATDMTKRKTLELQLQQFANYDTLTGLPNRRVFYERLERLVADKEREDEKVALLYIDLDGFKEINDTYGHEAGDAVLITVGNRLVNFISGSNFVARLGGDEFAVVLSEVDESRSVEVIAKTIHDKLQEVMTIRSNCFQVGASIGIALYPDSSSGSESLVRNADTAMYEVKKNGKGGVRVYQLENGC, from the coding sequence ATGCAAGAGAATTACCTTCAGAGCGAGTTGTACGAATTGGTCAAGACAGATACAAGTATTTTTGAGTTCATTCAATCTGGGTCCCTGGATGGCATCTGGTACTGGGATCTGGAACATCCTGAGCAAGAGTGGATGAGTCCCAAGTTCTGGGAAACTCTGGGGTATAAACCGGGAGAAAAGAAACACCTCTCCAGTGAGTGGCAAGAGATCATCAATCCTGATGACTTGGCGCTGGCTAAAGAAAACATGCAGAAGCATCTTGCTGATCCCAATCATCCCTATGACCAAATTGTGCGATATACCCATAAAAATGGCTCCACAATCTGGATCCGCTGCAGGGGGCTTGCGATCAGGGACAAAGAGGGAAAGCCACTGAGAATGCTCGGAGCCCATACGGACATAACCACTCTGAAGCAGACCGAACTGGAACTCTCTCGCTTGAGTGAAGAGTATGGAAAAGTGTTCAATGGTACGCAGGACGCCATGTTTCTCATGAGTGTCAGCAAAGAGGGTGAATTCCGATTCATACGCAATAACCTTGCCCATCAGAGCAAGACCGGCATTACCTTGAAACATATACGAGGGAAGACTCCCCAAGAACTCTTAGGCAAGGAGATGGGAGACCTTGTTGCAAACAACTACCAGAAGTGTGTTATTGCCAAGCATTCAGTTACCTACGAGGAAGAACTCCCCTTACCAGAAGGAACGCGTTTCTGGTTGACTACCCTGACCCCCATCATACGAGATGGCTCTGTTGCGTATGTGGTTGGCTCAGCAACCGACATGACCAAACGCAAGACGCTGGAACTTCAGCTACAACAATTCGCCAACTACGATACACTGACAGGGCTGCCCAACCGAAGGGTGTTTTATGAACGATTGGAGCGTTTAGTAGCAGATAAGGAGAGAGAAGACGAAAAAGTTGCCCTACTCTACATCGACCTGGATGGGTTCAAGGAGATAAACGATACCTACGGTCATGAGGCCGGGGATGCGGTCCTCATCACCGTAGGCAATCGTTTGGTGAACTTCATTAGTGGCTCCAATTTTGTCGCTCGCCTCGGTGGTGATGAGTTTGCTGTGGTGCTCTCAGAGGTTGATGAGAGCCGGTCAGTAGAGGTAATTGCAAAGACAATCCATGACAAGCTCCAGGAGGTGATGACCATCCGCTCTAACTGCTTTCAGGTAGGAGCAAGTATTGGTATTGCCCTCTACCCTGATAGCAGTAGTGGCAGTGAATCATTGGTCCGTAATGCCGATACTGCCATGTACGAGGTGAAAAAAAACGGCAAAGGCGGGGTGAGGGTATATCAATTGGAAAATGGTTGCTAA
- a CDS encoding ABC transporter permease: MKARTKYTLISIISLILFILLWEFLSQTGLVSARKLPAPSKLFDTFIYKLSNKNPDGGTLGVHIATSMKEALLGFFFGIVIGVPLGICMAWFKKFDMFFRPLFDLIKPIPPVGWVPIMITFFGIGIMSKVSVIFIASFIPATINAYSGIKQTKDVHMWVAQTFGAKNRQVLFTVAIPSAAPMIFTGARVALNGSWVSLVAAELIASIKGLGYMIQTARLVGRIDVVFVGVLVIGVFGAIMMSTLSYLEKKFVKGGRR; encoded by the coding sequence GTGAAAGCAAGAACAAAATATACCCTTATCTCCATCATCTCGTTGATACTCTTCATCCTTCTATGGGAGTTCTTATCACAGACCGGACTGGTCTCGGCAAGGAAACTACCAGCACCCAGCAAGTTGTTCGACACCTTCATCTATAAGCTTTCGAACAAGAACCCTGACGGGGGAACCTTGGGAGTACATATTGCCACCAGTATGAAGGAAGCCTTACTCGGATTCTTCTTCGGTATTGTCATCGGGGTACCACTGGGAATCTGCATGGCATGGTTCAAGAAGTTTGATATGTTTTTCCGCCCACTGTTTGACTTGATCAAACCGATACCTCCGGTTGGCTGGGTTCCCATCATGATCACATTCTTTGGGATTGGGATCATGTCAAAGGTATCAGTTATATTCATCGCATCATTCATTCCCGCTACCATCAACGCATACAGTGGGATAAAACAGACAAAGGATGTTCATATGTGGGTGGCCCAGACCTTCGGGGCCAAGAATAGACAGGTCCTCTTTACCGTGGCCATTCCCTCGGCAGCTCCCATGATTTTCACCGGAGCACGTGTTGCGCTCAATGGTTCTTGGGTATCTCTGGTTGCAGCTGAGCTTATAGCCTCGATCAAGGGCCTTGGCTATATGATCCAAACGGCCCGTCTGGTTGGCAGGATTGATGTAGTATTTGTTGGTGTCCTGGTCATTGGGGTATTCGGTGCCATTATGATGAGTACCCTCTCCTATCTCGAGAAGAAGTTTGTAAAGGGAGGAAGAAGATGA
- a CDS encoding ABC transporter ATP-binding protein — protein MSKNKVVVSNLTKRFKDLLVLDSISFTVKEGEFLCLVGPTGCGKTTFLNSLSKILTIDSGSITIDGEAVDPQKHNLAYILQEYSTFPWLNVEQNISYGLKIKGFDKATITERTNEAISMVNLEKYRNYYPSELSASMLQRVVIARAFATKPDLLLMDEPYGQLDLNLKYKLEDELLKLWEQTKTTIIFITHNIEEAIYLSDRILVMTNKPTTIKTSIKNNLARPRKVSSQGFVDLRNEVTDLIKWW, from the coding sequence ATGAGCAAGAATAAAGTTGTTGTATCAAATCTTACGAAGCGGTTTAAAGACCTGCTCGTCCTTGATTCCATTTCCTTCACGGTGAAAGAAGGTGAGTTTCTGTGCTTGGTAGGACCAACGGGGTGTGGCAAGACAACCTTCCTCAACAGCCTGAGCAAGATTCTCACCATTGATTCAGGTTCTATAACCATCGATGGGGAAGCAGTAGATCCACAGAAACACAATCTTGCATACATTTTGCAGGAGTACTCAACATTCCCTTGGTTGAATGTAGAACAGAACATCTCCTATGGGTTGAAAATCAAGGGATTTGACAAGGCTACGATCACAGAACGCACGAATGAGGCGATCTCGATGGTGAATCTTGAGAAGTATCGAAACTACTATCCGAGCGAGCTCTCAGCAAGTATGCTGCAACGCGTTGTCATTGCAAGAGCTTTCGCCACAAAGCCCGACCTTTTATTGATGGACGAACCCTACGGTCAGTTGGACCTGAACCTTAAGTATAAGCTGGAAGATGAGCTGCTAAAGCTATGGGAACAGACGAAAACAACGATTATCTTCATCACGCACAACATAGAGGAAGCTATTTACCTAAGTGACCGCATCTTGGTAATGACCAACAAGCCTACAACCATCAAGACAAGCATCAAGAACAATCTTGCAAGGCCGAGAAAGGTATCAAGCCAAGGATTCGTAGATTTACGAAATGAGGTCACTGACCTCATTAAATGGTGGTAA
- a CDS encoding GntR family transcriptional regulator produces MQKTTIPLSKRYLSDEVSNVIKEQIFNLQYHRGERLIVESLASQLGVSMTPVREGLKLLVGQGIVVYDGKSYAVFNPSRKEIQDIFSIRRYLEKLSAFAATERLTAEKLDALYTLQYHWGEQSDVDLRQFIAFDIEFHTLLAKSSENERLLLMSLPINEQCHLLRLWSYEHNFPKENLAKTVEEHISILDAMKIGDAKKAEQLMDKHLLKGEQIAWKMYDNFYSEVKV; encoded by the coding sequence GTGCAGAAAACAACAATACCCTTATCCAAACGATATCTTAGCGATGAAGTCTCCAACGTAATAAAGGAACAGATATTCAACCTTCAGTACCATCGAGGTGAGCGGTTGATCGTAGAGTCACTGGCATCTCAGTTGGGTGTAAGCATGACTCCTGTACGTGAAGGACTCAAACTGTTGGTTGGTCAAGGTATTGTTGTATATGACGGTAAGTCCTACGCTGTATTCAATCCCTCGCGTAAAGAAATCCAAGATATATTCTCCATACGGAGATATCTGGAAAAGCTTTCCGCCTTTGCCGCAACTGAGCGGCTTACTGCTGAGAAACTCGATGCTCTCTATACGTTGCAATACCACTGGGGCGAACAGTCAGATGTTGATCTACGCCAGTTCATTGCATTTGACATTGAGTTCCACACTCTTTTGGCAAAGAGTAGCGAGAACGAGCGATTGCTCCTCATGTCCCTTCCCATAAATGAACAATGCCACCTCCTGAGGTTATGGAGTTATGAACATAATTTCCCCAAAGAAAATCTTGCCAAGACCGTAGAGGAACATATCTCCATTCTGGATGCGATGAAGATTGGAGATGCAAAGAAAGCTGAACAGCTGATGGACAAGCATCTGCTCAAGGGTGAACAGATTGCTTGGAAGATGTATGATAATTTCTACTCAGAGGTAAAGGTCTGA
- a CDS encoding GGDEF domain-containing protein: MSFKRKLIFLLLCSVTVAVAPVAYYVYEETKEILVQETQEKAIDIAVTISAFLNDEISEYRELSEAESLLAGSELEAYYLSRNTIFQEIKNHTDVAFVFTGAYVDEKTNRYILDGENPTSEFFSPFGSTDPLNPLEREVYLTGKPVASEIEEDPIWGEYLTGYSAIIDHRDNTLVGWVGVDYESSAIQIRYARVSWILGICFALFIVTTSAVLYFIILFIHGRIHSDYLTKLENSRSFSRYLAHLIKQRIPFFLFMLDVDKFKAINDTYGHRVGDSVLSQIAKRLDETTQLAGKCFRYGGDEFTILYPTSSLAKAELLKEEIQAEIETITVPELRGTHLAISVGLAAWQEDMSAEELLRKADKELYRDKKR; encoded by the coding sequence ATGTCCTTCAAACGCAAACTCATCTTTCTTCTCCTCTGCTCGGTGACCGTTGCAGTCGCTCCGGTTGCCTACTATGTGTATGAGGAGACCAAGGAGATCCTGGTTCAGGAAACACAGGAAAAGGCGATTGATATTGCTGTTACTATCTCAGCATTCTTGAATGATGAGATAAGTGAATACCGCGAGCTTTCTGAGGCTGAAAGCTTATTGGCCGGAAGCGAACTGGAAGCGTATTACCTGAGTCGAAATACCATCTTCCAAGAGATAAAGAACCATACCGATGTCGCCTTTGTCTTCACTGGCGCGTATGTGGATGAAAAGACCAATCGTTATATCCTGGACGGGGAAAACCCCACAAGTGAGTTTTTCTCTCCCTTCGGCAGTACCGACCCACTGAATCCCCTGGAAAGGGAGGTGTACCTTACAGGCAAACCTGTCGCTAGTGAAATTGAGGAAGACCCCATTTGGGGTGAGTATCTCACTGGGTACAGTGCAATCATCGACCATCGTGACAACACACTGGTGGGATGGGTCGGTGTAGATTATGAGTCTTCAGCCATCCAAATTCGTTATGCACGAGTGTCCTGGATACTGGGCATCTGCTTTGCTCTGTTTATCGTCACCACCTCAGCGGTGTTATATTTCATTATTCTCTTCATCCATGGCCGTATCCATAGTGACTACCTGACCAAGCTGGAAAACAGCAGGTCTTTCTCACGGTATCTCGCTCATCTGATCAAGCAGAGAATCCCATTCTTCCTCTTCATGCTCGATGTAGACAAGTTCAAGGCGATCAATGACACGTACGGCCATAGAGTTGGCGATAGTGTGCTTTCCCAAATTGCAAAACGACTGGATGAGACAACCCAGCTTGCAGGTAAGTGCTTCCGCTACGGTGGAGATGAGTTCACCATCCTCTACCCCACCAGTTCACTTGCCAAGGCTGAACTTCTGAAAGAGGAAATCCAGGCAGAGATTGAAACTATCACGGTACCAGAACTACGAGGCACACACCTTGCAATAAGTGTAGGGCTTGCAGCCTGGCAGGAAGACATGAGCGCAGAAGAACTGCTTCGCAAAGCTGACAAGGAACTCTATAGAGATAAGAAGCGGTGA
- a CDS encoding ABC transporter ATP-binding protein yields MVREKSINQETPMVRLENLSKTFHVEEGDVQVLDSINLDIKKNEFLVLFGAGQCGKTTLLKMIASLESSQIGSISIEGKPLKGFDPKVGMVYQTTALFPWLTVMGNVEFGPKVRGVSKAERRKKAQYYIDLVGLNGFENHFPSMLSGGMCQRVGIARAYCNDPQIILMDEPFGHLDAQTRYMMEEEVEKIWAKEKRTVIFVTNNIEEALYLADRIIILSECPASIKKEYTIDLQRPRNMVSSEFLRLREEISTLVELREGV; encoded by the coding sequence ATGGTCCGTGAGAAGTCGATAAATCAGGAAACTCCAATGGTACGGTTGGAAAATCTATCAAAGACATTCCATGTTGAGGAGGGAGATGTACAGGTCCTCGACTCAATCAACCTCGATATCAAGAAGAATGAGTTTCTTGTACTCTTTGGCGCAGGCCAGTGTGGGAAAACCACCCTCCTTAAGATGATTGCAAGTTTGGAGTCCTCCCAAATTGGCAGTATCTCCATTGAGGGAAAACCCCTGAAGGGATTCGACCCAAAGGTGGGAATGGTGTATCAGACCACCGCACTCTTTCCTTGGCTGACGGTCATGGGTAATGTGGAGTTTGGCCCCAAGGTACGAGGAGTCTCCAAAGCTGAACGAAGAAAGAAGGCACAATACTACATAGATCTGGTGGGACTGAACGGATTTGAAAACCACTTTCCCTCCATGCTCTCTGGAGGAATGTGCCAGCGGGTGGGAATAGCGAGGGCCTACTGCAATGACCCCCAGATCATTCTCATGGATGAGCCGTTCGGCCATCTGGATGCCCAGACCCGTTATATGATGGAGGAAGAGGTCGAGAAAATCTGGGCCAAGGAAAAGAGAACCGTCATATTTGTTACCAACAATATTGAGGAGGCTCTCTATCTCGCTGATAGAATCATCATTCTTTCAGAGTGCCCAGCCTCGATCAAAAAAGAGTATACGATTGATCTCCAGCGCCCAAGGAACATGGTGTCTTCTGAGTTTCTCAGACTGCGGGAAGAGATAAGCACCTTGGTTGAATTGAGGGAGGGAGTGTAA
- a CDS encoding sulfatase-like hydrolase/transferase, with protein MKNTKPNILYIMCDQYRFDCIRALGNSQIQTPNLDRLVKRGVSFENAYSSCPVCIPARYSMRSGCESFSTGCYCNEQPIPPKGKEGIHLDDWAGAYLPKTMTQLGYRTFGIGKFHTFPEQYEPLGYEVHIHTEEMWDSPELRARDGFAKYISEDHPEYGYVEQLHGERTNMYYAPQLSSFPAEHTVEAFAAKKTIEQLEVDDIRPFFGMVSFIGPHPPCAPPIPYNRYYDPDGMGNPVQGNIENDHEDEQIPWMNYIVYADDINDAWARNLKTRYYGEITYIDSCIGSILDAVEQRDDAENTMICFFADHGDMLGDHHAWQKECFYEPSVKIPFIVSYPPLFAPNTRSQNLVSLTDLFGLATKLAGKRELRDGIDIVEDTREFLFSFYGRPQTRRFKVMVRHKQWKYIFMANGGREQLFNLDHDPMELDNLVNEQREMATLLREQVLEKCKKEADLQCMVKDEALVTYPFEARELTRLHQFAFSKGVTSFIVPSEKQYMSNPHPN; from the coding sequence ATGAAAAATACAAAACCAAACATTCTCTATATCATGTGCGACCAATACCGTTTTGATTGTATCAGAGCATTGGGAAATTCCCAAATACAGACGCCCAACCTTGACCGATTGGTCAAGCGAGGGGTCAGCTTTGAGAATGCATACTCATCCTGTCCGGTATGTATCCCCGCTCGATACAGCATGAGAAGTGGTTGCGAATCCTTCTCAACGGGGTGTTACTGCAATGAGCAGCCAATTCCACCCAAGGGAAAAGAGGGAATACACCTTGATGATTGGGCAGGTGCTTACTTGCCGAAAACAATGACTCAACTAGGATATAGAACCTTTGGTATCGGCAAGTTCCACACATTCCCAGAACAATATGAACCATTGGGTTATGAAGTCCACATCCACACCGAAGAGATGTGGGACTCCCCAGAGCTGCGAGCGAGAGATGGATTTGCCAAGTATATCAGCGAGGACCATCCTGAGTATGGATATGTGGAACAACTGCATGGAGAGCGTACCAATATGTACTATGCTCCCCAGTTAAGTTCCTTTCCAGCTGAACATACCGTTGAGGCGTTCGCAGCAAAGAAAACCATAGAACAGCTGGAAGTGGATGATATACGTCCATTCTTTGGCATGGTTTCCTTCATCGGACCACATCCTCCCTGTGCCCCTCCCATTCCCTACAACCGGTACTACGACCCAGATGGGATGGGAAACCCTGTGCAAGGCAACATAGAAAACGACCACGAAGATGAACAGATTCCCTGGATGAACTATATTGTGTATGCAGATGATATCAATGACGCGTGGGCGAGAAACCTGAAGACACGTTACTATGGGGAGATCACCTATATCGATTCGTGTATCGGCTCAATCCTTGATGCAGTTGAACAAAGAGACGATGCCGAGAATACCATGATCTGCTTCTTTGCAGATCATGGGGATATGCTTGGGGATCATCATGCTTGGCAGAAAGAGTGTTTCTATGAGCCGTCTGTCAAGATCCCATTCATCGTGAGCTACCCTCCACTCTTTGCACCAAACACCCGTTCACAAAATCTGGTCAGTTTGACCGATCTCTTTGGACTGGCCACCAAACTTGCCGGGAAAAGAGAATTGAGAGATGGTATTGATATTGTGGAAGATACAAGGGAGTTCCTCTTCTCCTTCTACGGAAGACCGCAGACTCGCCGTTTCAAGGTGATGGTTCGCCATAAGCAATGGAAGTATATCTTCATGGCGAATGGGGGAAGGGAACAACTCTTTAATCTGGATCATGACCCTATGGAACTGGACAACCTGGTGAATGAGCAGAGAGAGATGGCAACCCTGTTGCGTGAGCAAGTTCTTGAGAAGTGTAAGAAAGAAGCCGACCTGCAGTGTATGGTAAAAGACGAGGCGTTGGTAACCTACCCATTTGAGGCAAGGGAGCTGACCAGGCTTCACCAATTTGCTTTCTCAAAAGGTGTTACAAGCTTCATTGTTCCCTCCGAGAAGCAGTATATGAGCAATCCACATCCGAACTGA
- a CDS encoding iron-containing alcohol dehydrogenase: MDLRDKAKELIDNWKGPAYTFGVDVLDQIGAKAKALGNTVLVVSEDMFEPINQRVLVSLKNADVELVTKTIVQGAKPNAPREDVYRLESYILHYKPNSVIVIGGGSGIDAIKAATVLASLGAVHSPEIEAYFGVGLVTEALKHSGKGLLPVIAVQTSASSGAHLTKYANITDPIEGQKKLIVDEAVVPAAPLFDYRVTTTMPAILTIDGAIDGIAHCLEVFYGAREENFDKISEIAQVAIELVVKYTKQAVDNPKDAEAREALGLATDLGGYAIMLGGTNGAHLTSFSLVDLTSHGRACGIMNPYYAVFFAPKVEKQLKMVGAIFKKYGFISKNLETLLGRDLGMAVAEGMIAFQKTIGLPSTLSELSGFTDKHIERALKAAKNPQLQMKLQNMPEPLEAGQIDAYMGPILEAARTGDLSIIKNVE; the protein is encoded by the coding sequence ATGGATTTACGCGATAAGGCAAAAGAACTGATAGATAATTGGAAGGGACCAGCCTACACCTTTGGGGTTGATGTACTCGACCAGATCGGGGCAAAGGCGAAGGCATTGGGCAATACGGTGCTGGTGGTCTCGGAGGATATGTTTGAACCTATCAACCAGCGAGTGCTTGTAAGCCTGAAAAACGCTGATGTTGAGCTTGTAACCAAGACAATAGTGCAGGGGGCTAAACCCAATGCACCCCGGGAGGATGTGTATCGTCTGGAGTCCTATATCCTCCACTACAAACCAAACAGTGTTATTGTCATCGGTGGTGGAAGCGGTATTGATGCTATAAAGGCTGCTACGGTTCTTGCTTCACTTGGAGCTGTACATTCTCCTGAAATTGAAGCGTATTTCGGGGTTGGGCTGGTAACCGAGGCCTTGAAGCATAGTGGTAAGGGATTGCTTCCCGTCATTGCCGTGCAAACCTCTGCAAGCTCAGGGGCACACCTGACAAAATATGCTAATATCACCGATCCTATTGAGGGGCAGAAAAAGCTCATTGTAGATGAGGCTGTGGTACCTGCTGCCCCTTTGTTTGATTATCGGGTAACGACAACCATGCCAGCAATCCTTACTATAGATGGAGCTATTGACGGAATCGCTCACTGTCTTGAGGTATTCTACGGTGCTCGGGAAGAAAACTTTGATAAGATAAGCGAGATTGCCCAGGTTGCTATCGAGCTTGTTGTAAAATATACCAAGCAAGCTGTAGATAACCCGAAGGACGCAGAAGCTCGGGAAGCCCTTGGTCTCGCTACTGATCTTGGCGGGTATGCCATTATGCTGGGTGGCACGAATGGGGCGCACTTGACCAGTTTCAGCTTGGTCGACCTTACCAGCCATGGCAGGGCCTGTGGTATCATGAATCCCTACTATGCTGTATTTTTTGCACCCAAGGTGGAGAAGCAACTGAAAATGGTCGGAGCAATCTTCAAGAAGTATGGATTTATCAGCAAGAACCTCGAAACGCTCCTTGGGAGGGACCTTGGCATGGCTGTTGCTGAAGGAATGATTGCTTTCCAGAAGACCATAGGGCTTCCCTCTACCCTTTCTGAGTTGTCAGGGTTTACTGATAAGCATATTGAACGGGCGTTGAAGGCAGCAAAAAATCCACAATTGCAGATGAAACTTCAGAATATGCCAGAGCCGTTGGAGGCTGGCCAGATTGATGCATATATGGGACCTATACTTGAAGCGGCAAGAACAGGAGATCTCTCAATCATTAAGAATGTAGAATAA